In Cryptomeria japonica chromosome 5, Sugi_1.0, whole genome shotgun sequence, the genomic window TGGTTTTTGTgaggacaaaacaaaaaatcagaatTTTAAGACAACAAACAGAAACCCAACATATTCTCTTAACAGATCCTTTAGATTTGGCTTCTTCAATGAATATtgtttttattgcaataaatttggtcacaaggTCAGTACTTGCAGATTTATAAAGCACAAAACTCCTATGTTTGGACACAAACAAAATTATGGATTTTCAAATACGgtaaaatgttttaaatgcaacaattttgggcatactactagacaatgtaaatcaaaaaaAAGTAATGAAAAACAATGGAAACCTAAGTTTGTGTCTAGTACCGAGCAATCAATGTTGGTACAAATTGCACTTCTTTCCAATAGGAGAACCATGTGGGTGTTGGACAGTGCATGTTCTCACCATATAATAGGTGATaaagataaatttcttcatttggAAGATTATGATGGTGGACTTGTTAAATTTGGGGACAATTCAGGTATTCACATCAAAGGTAAAGGAACATTATTCTTAAATGATGACACTCCCATTAATGATGTATATTATGTTGAGGGTTTAAAACACAACCTTCTCAGTGTCAGTCAAATATGTGATAGTGGGTATAATGTATCTTTTAGTTCTCAAGGTTGCACTATCACAAAAAGTTCTGGAAGCGTTGTTGCTATTGGATTGAGAACCTCTGGTAATATTTATAATCTACTTGATTCCATTGATTATGAAAATCATAAAagtatgtgtcttttgagtcagaTTGAAAAAAATTGGCTTTGGCATAAACGTCtgggtcatgtgaattttgacaatcttgTGAGAATTAGTAAGAATCAAAATGTCAGAGGTCTACCTATTCTAGGCAAACCAACAAatgtggtatgtaaagaatgtcttaAGGGAAAATAGACAAGGGTATCTTTTCAATCAAATGAGCATTCGTCTACTAGGCCATTACAACTTGTacatacagatttatgtggtcctacaaggactcaATCAATTAAtggagataaatattttatgctctttGTTGATGATTATACTAGAATGgtttgggttacttttctgaaacacaaatctaaagcatttgatagatttaaagttTTCAGGAAAATGGTAGAATGTGAATCAGATTTAAAATTAagatgtttaagatctgacaaaggtggtgaGTTTATATCACAGGAATTTGTGGATTACTATGAAAAACATGGAATCAAAAGGCAGTATGCAGCTTCACGAAcatctcaacaaaatggagtagttgggCATAAGAATAGGACTGTGAAGGAGATGGCTCGTACAATGCTAAATGAAGCCAATTTGCCAGATAAACATTAGAAAGAGGTTGTTCATACAGCAACCTATATTTTGAATCATGTGCAAATCAGAGTAAAATCTACttttactccttatgaactctGGTATGGTAAAGCAGCTtccattaaatatttcaaaatttttggttgcaaatgttatattaagagggaTCAGGAAAATCTAGCAAGTTTTGATACTAAGACagatgagggtatctttcttggatactctactcagataaaagcttatagatgtttcaataataggttGAAGGAAATTGTTGAAACAGTAAATATGAGATTTGATGAGCAGTTTCTCTTAAGGGATGATTTGCAGGATGCTGAAGAAGATGCTCCAATAAAGCTTGATCAAGATCCTAAATCTAcagaaacataaaagaaaaatgaaatgagcAAACCAAGCTCTAATGAAAAGGATTCAAATGCAGAGGATTCAAATGCAGAAGATTCAAATGCAGAAACAAGAATTCCTCAATATACTCCTTCAAGGATTATTACAAAGAGACATCCTCAAAATCAGGTTATTGGTAACATGGACATAGGGATTTTGACCAGAAGAAGAGCAAAAACTACTAAACAAGCTCAAATTGCTGAGCACTGTTGTTTGGTAACTGATTTTGAACCTAAAAATGTTTCTGATGCTTTATTTGATCAATCTTGGTTAAATGCTATGAAAGATGAaattaatcaaatagaaaagaatcaaacatgggtGTTAGTGCCTAGGctagatgataaaaatgtgataggaggcaaatgggtttttagaaataagcttgatgaatctggacacgttgttagaaataaagcacgttttgtttgtaagggttatgcaCAACAGGAAGGGATAGACTTTGGTGAAACGTTTGCAGCTGTAGctagattagaatcaatcagaatatttcttgcatactcttactataaaaattttaaattttaccagatggatgtcaaaactgccTTTCTCAATGGCTATCTTGGTGAAGAAgtttatatggaacaaccagaaggttttgaATCTATAGATAAACCTGATTATGTGTACAAATAAAAAAAGGCACTCTATGGCCTTAaataagctccaagagcttggtactctagaTTGGATACTCATCTTACAAGAAATGGATTTACTAAAGGAGGAGTGGACAACAATTTATATGTTAAGGTTGCAGGTAATGACATTCTAGTTATTgaagtatatgtggatgacattatttttggctgCAATAATGATTCCTTGTCTAAAAAGTTTtctaaaatcatggaatctgaatttgaaatgtccatgttggaTGAATTAACCttcttccttggtcttcaagtaatgCAGCTTAAACAAGGCATTTTTCTGTCGCAAACTAAATATGCCAAAGAAATGCTTAAGAAGTTTAACATGACAGACTGCAAACCAGTTACCACTCCAATGgaaactggttgtaaattatctatgTCTGATGACTCACCTGAGGTAAATCAATTAGAGTATGGATTAATGATAGgtagtttgttatatttgactgcatCTAGACCAAATTTGATGTATGTAGTATGTTTGGTTTCACATTTTCAATCTgcaccaaaacaatctcatttgaatgttgtgaaatgaattttcaagtatattcagggTACTTTAGAATATGGTGTATGGTATCCTCGAACTAATGATTTCACTCTTGTTGGtatcactgattctgattgggttggCTGTATAGATGATCACAAGAGCACCAGTGGTGCTGCCTTCTTTCTAGGCGATTGTCTTGTTGCTTGGCACAACAAAAAACAAGATTGTGTTACTTTGTCCACTGTAGAatctgaatacattgctgctactGCATGTTGTACATAGCAGATATGGATGTCCCACCAAATTGCTGATATGGgtatttctattgctaagcctGTCTCAATCTTTTCtgacaatacaagtgctattagTCTTTCCAAAAATCTTGTTATGCATTCTTGCACTAAAAATGTTTCTATGAAATTACATTTTCTGCGAGACCAAGTGTTGGCTAATGAGTTTCAGCTTTTGTATGTGCCTTCTCAGGCACAAGTGGCTGATATTTTTACCAAAGCTTTATCCAaagaaacatttgaaaggctttgGGAAAGGTTGGGAGTTCTCTCTCAATCTGGTATTCTCACTTCTTGCACAAATTGAGGGGGAGCTTTGCTCCTCTAGAAGCCATGTGCTGCTTTGCCctttgtccttgagacaaaaagggggagaaacAAACATCATTGACAGTAATATACAGTGGCATCTTAGTGGCATCTTTGACAGTGATATACAGTGGCAATATAGTGGAATAATGTGATTATTGACAGTACAGTGATATACAGTGGCAATATAGTGGAATAATGTGACTATTGATAGTTACATTTAAATTACTTTATACTTGATACACAATGATATTTATGGTACAGTGAGTATGTTGGTTATGAGATTTAGGTCAATGATGGCATGcttttttttgccatcaaggacaaagggggagtttgttgactcTTGATTGCCCTTGACGACAAAAAAAAAGGTGACATCATGAAAGACATGTTGATAAACAATTggcatatttttattaataatgctATCATGCCTCATTTGCATAATGTTCAGTGAAATTTATGATGTGTACAGCCACGTAATGACTTGGCATCAACATACCTGGCATTCTTGCACGAGACTCTATTGTGGACTTCAAATGTTTTCAAATCTCATTTTATATTTTGGTTTCTTAAGtggtaaaagaaaaagaataaacaaCAGTGTTTTATTTTGTTGTACAAACCCTAGAAGGTGTCGCCATGGGTAATTTGGAGGCTGTAATAgtgattttctatttcaaatttttataGAGCAGTAAAAGATTAcaaaatatttttctcttttgtaaaAAGAGATGAGCAGCAATAAAGAGTTTGATGGTTCTTTTTTTACGGTCATGTAATTGTTTAAGATAACAAAAGTTTTACAAGTGTTTTATATGCTATAAACAAGCGATTCATTGTTCATATGGGTTTCAGTTTTCTCATTTATAACTATTTTTTAAATGTTGTACAAAATCCATGTTTCTGTTTAGAAACCCAAACCAAtatggttaccctatttttgaagGTATATTTGGAAGGTTGTTTTTGGAAcagttttgattttaaaaaaaatagttcatTTCAGTTTTTGAACTGATTTTACTTCTTTGGGCATTTATACATATCGTGGCTGTGACATTTTAAAAAATGTGGAAAAAGGTAGGGAAAACTGTGCGTTACTTGCCGTGATCAGTGAAAAAGATTGAAAGGGTTTTTCATTGCATATTGTGAAAACTCTGTTTTCAGAAGTTCAGTGTGAATTTGATTTTGGAAATCAAGGGCAGAAAGGATTATTGTATTTCATACAAATAACGGAGTATATAGAGTATGTGATTTCTCTGCACTTTATGGCAGTATATTTGTAAAAGGAAATTGTTTTCAGTTGTACTCTTATAATCTCAAAGTTGCACAAGTATATTTCTGCAATTATGTTGTGGTTGGTGTAGCTTGCAGACAGTGTACAGAGTTGGTGCTCATTGTTATAATAAAAAGGATTTttacgagtggtttttctaccccaagaggattttccactcatgaaatctttGTGTCTTGTGTCAAAAGTTTTCCATTAGTTCCATGCTCTGATATGTTcgattatttcatttatttttgcaTTGTGCTAATTCATGCAATTGTAATTTTATATCTGCAAGttcatttataaaattaaatgtaatttacttcatttctaaaatttcaatTTTGTTGATTTAAAGGTACTCTTTTCAGTTCATTAGTTTGATCATATCAGTATGTATACTTAAGAAAAACTATTTTGTTATGTTTGGTTTACTTTCAACAAGGTTCTCTATCAAAACTTCTTGTATGAGTTAAGTTCTTAGactctaattcacccccctcttaaagTCAATTCACTTCCAACAGTAATCACCTTTCAATTCATTATTCTATGCTCACGATTCAATTGATCAAAACTGTAAATGAACTTATAAATCCTCTCGAATCTCTCGCATCGCCTTCTCATGACAGATTTCAAAGAAAACAAATCTCGCTGAAAGAATGCAAAAAGACTAACCTCAACATTCTGCacatcctatagaggaaggagaaaCGTCTCACCAAAAACAGACTTAATGATTTTCCTTCTTAAAACCTGCTCATGAAGTGGTAGCTGAGAACACAAAATCGATGTGGAGGTGTAGATTTGGTAGCCTTATAAGCTCCGTCTTTATTGACCGACTCCAGagatttctttaaattctttccTTCTCATTCCTATCGATGCGGAGGTGTAGATTTGGTCGCCTTATAAGATCATGAGAAGCTTCAATTGCCAGTAGTCTTACAGGACCAGGAGATATGTGGATTAACCATTTTGGTGCTTCGGTGTTCACTTGACATTAATAATTTTTCTGGAGATTTGGTATGGCTTCGCTTGGGTAAATGTAATTGCAACGTCTTTCCTTCAAGTTTTTCACTGAGAAGTTTAAGGGTACTGGAGCTTTCTAATGTCAATTTAAAGGACCAGAAAGTGCCTACTCTTTACGCTCTTCCCTTTTAGGTTATGCTTTCACCGAAGAAGAAATTACGAGGTTCTCTCTTCAATCAGGGCAGAAAATAGAATTCAGCTATGGTTTAACAAGGTGAAGAAAATATATGCCAAAATAGTCTCCAGAAATATGAAAATTTTGCCGTCACTCTCTCTTAAATTTGAGGAACTCATAGGCCTCACACATTTAGATCTATAAGGATGCAGTAATTTGGCAGAGTTGCCCACTTCCTTGACTCAATTATTGCAACTTCAATATTTATCATTGAGAGATTGCAAGAAGCTCGTTCGCAGAGATCTGGGAGAAATCTCCACCCTGGAGTATTTAGACCTGGAAGGATACCTTTTGCTGAGTGAATTGCCCTGGGGAACCACACATCAAAGGTCTTTGAGGTATTTAAATTTACTTCATACCACTGTGCAGCAACTGCCTGAGGGTCTTGAACAACTGAAAAGCCTGCAACAGCTATTCACAGGGAGCATAATGTTGACAACTCTAACATCGTCTTTGAATAATTTGGGCCTGTTAAAAGAACTCATTCTATTTGAGTGCTTCAGTCTACTTGACATTGGGGATTCCATTGAACAGCTGGGGAATTTGGAAAAATTGCGGATATCCCGGTGTTCAGCTCTGAGGTTGTTACCAGAAAGAATAGCATGGATGAATACATAAAAATTGGATGTGCGGTGGTGTTTAATGTTTGAAGGGTTTGAAATGGAAACGGACTCGGATAGAACTCCTTCGGATAGATTTATAATCCGGAGTGCAGATCATGTAGCGGATGTTGTTGACAACTTGGCTTTGAGATCATCTCATCAGAACAATGTATGTTGTTTAACAAATCTGATCATAAGAGACAGCCGCATAAGCCAGGTGTATATTCCTCAAGCCAAATCTCTTTGTCCCAATCTTGAAATAGTTGATCTGTCCAACAATCTATGTTTAACAAATATTGAGGGTTTGCCAGACAGTTTGATAAGCCTAAAGCTGATGGATTGTCGAGCATTGAAGACATTTACATGCCTTTCTTATCTCACACGGTTTAAATCTCTTGATATTAGTGGGTTTGATGGATTGGAAAGCCTGAATGTGGAAGATCTGAGCTCAGTAGAAGAAATTAAAGCAGACGAGTGTTGGAGGCTGGGGAGCGTTCAGGGACTGGCCCAGTTGAAAAACTTATCATATTTTCAGATATCCACTTTCAACACAGTCTCCAGGTCTGCTTGGAGAGACATTCTGGTGAGTATAAAAACAAGCTATTTAATAAAGATATGTAAATTAAATAAAAGACATCAATTTGTAGATATTTTGAAAATATAAGATAAAAGTGTCTGTTAACATGCTCGTATCAATCTAGACTATGCGTTTCACCATTATAGAATACATCGAGACATTAATCAGATTGTCGGAAAAGAATCTTAAACAGCTTTCTagtttacaaaataatataattagGACATTAAAACAGTTGTTTTCCTTACAAAAATTGATGGGCATTCCATCGAGCGTATCAACTGCCATTCTTTGTGGAGCAACTATGAAAATGGAGGGCGTTGGTGAAATGGTATTTAATATATGTTCTTTAAGATTGGATTTTGACTTATGAAAATTGCATCTTTACTAATTGACGATTTCGTGATTGATATTGATTTTTTGTAAAATGCGCAGGAAGGATTAACTCACAGTTGTCAAAATGTTACAGTGAAGGGCATTCCCTCGCGCTTACTAGAAACGGAAAGCCCATTTTCTGTGAAGTTTGATGGACTGAGAGGCAGAGGAAaagaaacataaaagaaaactaaaaacaTAAATTTTTAATAACAGAGATAATATTAGAGACAACTAGAgaaatatcttttcatttttataTACTTCAAAAACATACATTAACTTGCTTCAATACATTGAGCTGTTGCTCCTTTTTGTGCTTAGATATATACTTAAAACAGAGTCCCCTGCTGTTACATACAGCTATCAaaatttttccatattttatcCTTTTTCTGCTCACGCTAAAACTGCCCCTGTTCTAGTTACAGTATTTCTGCTGTATATATTCTACAAACTTCTACAATCTTCTATACATACCAGCTGTATGAAAAGACTCATATTACGGTATATGCATTTAAGAGAAGAAAAGAATAGAGTATTAAATGCAGTTACAGACTTAGCAAGAAAAGATCTAAGCAAAAAGATTGTCATCagaaattatataatatttaaatttgtCTTATAAGTGTATTTCAAAAATACGAAGAGTTGAAGAGACAGTTGTGGATGGAAAGGCAGTCTACGGAGGCATAGTGGGTGAAGGTAGTTGGTGATTAACTCCAACACTCCTTCTTAATCACAACTGCCATCTACAATACCCAAGTTGTTTTGTTGATGCACAAAACTTTCATTTcccaatggtttggtgaagatatcagcaaattGGTCTTCTGACTTGCAATGTTCCAAAattatttctccattgttgatcaactccctgatgaagtgatacccTGTGTCTATATGCTTGCTCCTTTTGTGAAATACTAAATTTTTTGATAATGCTATAGCTGAGTTGTTATCACAATATATCTTTGTTGCACTTTCTTGTTCATACCTCAATTCTTTCAACATTCTTCTCATCCAAACGGCTTGACACGCTGCCCCTATAgctgctacatactctgcttcagctgatgAAAGTGTaacaattggttgtttctttgaagccTATGATACTATGCTTGATCCAAAATGAAAAGCATAgcctgaagtgctcttcctatcatctatgctACTAGCACAATCACTATCCGTGTATCCTATCAGCTTGAAATCATTTGACTTTGAGTAAAATATTCCATAATTCTTTATTccactaacatatttcaaaattctttttccAGCATTCCAATGTGTAACTTTTGGAGACTCCATGAACCTTGAAATGAGACTAACTCCAAACATTATATCCGGCCTTGTGGCTGTTAGATACATGAGACTACCAACAAGTTTCTTATACAAAGTTGGATCTACCTTAGCTCCTTTGTCATTTTTACTCAACTTCAAACCCATCACTATTGGTGTTGGTGCTGATTTGCAATTCATCATATTAGACCTCTTCaaaatatcatttgcatacttagattgtgaaataaaaatacctttatcattttgacttacttcaataccaagaaaatatctcattaaatccaaatcagtcatctcaaattctttcttcatagctTATTTGAACATGCCAATTGAAAGAACACCAGTGAATATCAAGTCATCAACGTATAAACAAACAATTATGATCTCACCTTGCTCATTCATCTTGGTATACAATGTAGGGTCACTGTTGCACCTATtgaatccattttgtaaaagataactatcaattctactataccatgctcttggggcttgtttgagtccataaagtgccttcttgagcttgtaaagcttgttttcatgacccaaaatctcatatctaggtggctgctccacatagacttcttcttctaaaaattcATTCAAGATAgttgtttttacatccatttgatatactgccCACTTGTTTTGAGCTGCCATGGCTAGTATTGTTCTCAAGGTGTCTAAGCGGGCAACCGGTGCAAATGTCTTATTGTAGTCTACCCCAGGTTGTTGTGAGTAACCTTTTGCCACCAACCTTGCCTTGTGTTTTTGCACATCTCCATTTGCATTCAATTTTATTTTGTAAACCCACTTCACTCCTATCACCTCTTTTCCTTGTGGAAGACTAACtcccatgtttcattcttttcaattacatcaatttcttcatccattgcttgcacccatttttcttccttaatagcttcttCAAAATGAATTGAATCATCTACATGCGAGTATAAAGCAAAAAGAGAAGTCTGACCTGCATTATTTTCACCTTCATTTTGTTCATAAATCACCCTTAAACTTCTATTTTTTGTCTCCTCAAGCTTGCTAATGTAGGATTGGACATGTCACTTGAATTTCTTGAATGTGGGTTGATGGTCCAGCACCAAGACTGCCAATTGAAGATGGTGTTACTTGCACATTTGATGGAGTATTTGCTTGAGTGTGTGGGGATGTCCTTACACTTGATGGTGTTATTTGTTGTCCACTTTATTGACCTTGAATAGCTATAGGAGGAGTCACATTTGAAGGAGTATTTACTGATAtaaaatcttcattttcttcttgtggtaTGTTGGCTGCAATATTGATTGTTTTATCCAAAGTTCCATCCCATGATTCATCTTCTACAAACTGCACATCTCTGCTGATTATAACCTTTTTGCTGATTGGATTGTATAACTTGTATGCTTTTGACTCatcactatatcccacaaatatacATTTTTCTCCTTTGTTGTCCAACTTTCTTCTCAACTCATTTGGCACATGTGCGTATGCCACACATCCAAATACTCTCATATGAGAAATattatgttttcttccactccatgCTTCTTCCGAAATCATATTGATAACACTTTTAGTAGGAGATCTATAAATTATATATGCTGCACATgctactgcttcagcccaatactcattTGACAAATGCTTTgccttcaacatgcttcttgccatttctattattgttctattttttctttcagcgacaccattttgttgtggggtataCCTTGTAGTAAATTGTTTGTGGATTCCATGGTCTTTGCAAAATCTTATGAAGTCATTTGAGATATATTCACCTCCTCTATCTGTTCTCAATGCTTTGATGTAGTGCCCACTTTGTTTCTCAACAAGAACCTTGAATTGACAAAAATAATGAAACACCTCATGCTTATGTTCTAGAAAGTAGACCCATATTTTTCTtgtgaagtcatcaatgaatgtcaagaagtAGTAGCTCCCACCAATGGAAGGTGTTTgcattggtccacacaaatctgaatgaataaTCTCTAATGGTTTGTTTGCATGAATTGACTTTCCGGCTGGAACTAATTCTCTATGTTGTTTACCCAAAATACATCCTTCACATATTCTATCTATGTTGTTAACCCAAAATACATCCTTCACATATTCTATCCGGTTTTTCTATTAGTGACAACCCCATCACCATTTTCTTCTTATGCAATAAGTTTAAGTTTCCAAAGTTTAGATGCCCAAATCTTaggtgccataaccaattttcatctttaatttcagcTTGATAAACTACTTGGGGGACTACTGCAATTTTTCCTTCATGCACTTGTGGATTCATTGTTCTTGAGAAAACTCTACTTTCAAATCTGGTTTTATCCTTAGGGGAAACATTCTATTGCTTTTCATTTGGACTTTTGCTATGAGCTGATTGCTTGGAAATTTGACTAAAATTGTGCATTCTTTGTTCTTGAAATAGACTCTATACCCTTTTTGAATGAGCTGCTCTATACTCATTAAGTTATGTTTCAGTCCAAGAAcaaaatagacatctgaaatgtaCTTTTTCTTCCCCATTTTGGTTAGAGTGTTGACACTACCTTTACCCATAACTAAAACTTTGTTGTCATTCCCCAATGTTACATCTGATTTTACACTCTCATCGAAACTAGAAAACATTTCCAAATTTCTAGTCATATGATTGCTACAACCCGAGTCTAAAAACTATATTTCTTTCTCACTTTCTTGTGCAACATTACAAGCTATGAACATGATGTCCTGAGTTTGATTTTCCTTGGTAAAATTTGCACTTTGTTGTCTAGAATCATATtgcttctttctacattcatttatctaatgcccaaatttcttgcaataatGACATTGGACTAAGGATTTGTCATACCTTTGGCTTTGGGGCTGATTTTGAGTTGATATTTGATAGTTGCCTCTTCCACTTGAGCTTGATGGGCTGCTACCTCTTCCACTTGAGTTTGATGGGCTGCCTCTTCCACCTCTAtatgaatttcttcctctacctttgaaattTGTTCTTCCCCTGCCTCTACCATGGCTGATTGAAACTTGTATCTTGAATGCATgctccaaatttgaatttgttgacCTACTTAGTCTATGCTCATGAGAAATGAGTGAAGCATGAAGCTCATCCACTAAAAATTGTGAGAGATTCTTTGTATCTTCTATGGCCACCACAATAGATTCAAATCTTGTAGGCAAACTTCTCAAAATCTTTTCAAACACTCTTCTTTCTTCAAGGTTTTCACCATGAGATCTGATTTGGTTTACCAATCTAATGATTTGAGTGAAAAATGATTCTATTGTATCTGATTCTTTCATGTAGATGGTCTCAAAATCCCTTCTTAACGTTTGCAACTTAgctatttttaccttttccatcccTTGATAGGCTATTTGAAGAATGTCCCATGCTTGCTTGGACTTTGTTGTTGCTTGAATCCTTGGAAAATTGCTTTCATTCACTCCTTGAAAGATGAGGAAGAGGGCTTTTgagtctttctttttattttccttcaatAAGTCTTTCTCTGCTTGAGTTAATGCATTATATGTTGTTGCATCTACTGGTTCTTGGTAGCCATTTTCAACAAACTCCCATAAATCTTGTGCACAAAATAATGCCTTCATTGTGATTGCCCAGTAATCATAATTTTTTCCATTAAACTGTGGGATCTGTGGATTTGTCAAACTTGTGCTTGGAGCTACCATTATAGACTGTGAAAAAACCCTTctatctctttgaaaaactttcTCAATCACTTCACCCAATAACTTTTAACcttcagctctgataccactgatggaCTGAGAGGCCGAGGAAaagaaacataaaagaaaactaaaagcATAAATTCTTAATAACAAAGATAATATTAGAGACAACCAGAgaaatatcttttcatttttataTACTTCAAAAACATACATTAAATTGCTTCAATACATTGAGTTGTTGCTCCTTTTCATGCTTAGATATATATTCAAAATAGAGTCCCCTACTATTACATACAGCTATCAaaatttttccatattttatctttttcttgctCACGCTAAAACTGCCCCTATTCTAGTTACAGTATTTCTTCTGTATATATTCTACAAACTTCTATAATCTTCTATACATACCAGCTGTATGAAAAGACTCATATTACGGTATATGCATTTTAGAGTAGAAAAGAACATAGTATTAAATGCAGTTACAGACTTAGCAAGAAAAGATCTGAGCAAAAAGATTGTCATCagaaattatataatatttaaatctgTCTTATAAGTGTATTTCAAAAATACGAGGAGTTGAAGAGACAAtagtggacagaaaggcaatctaCGAAGGCATAGTAGGTGAAGGCAGTTGGTGATTAACTCCAACAAAGTTTGTCAATGAAGATTTAGAAGGTGCAATTTTACTATGCCTTGTGGTAGATAAGTTTTTTAAAATTGAAGTAACAGTAGATGGTCATACTTACAAC contains:
- the LOC131876197 gene encoding uncharacterized mitochondrial protein AtMg00810-like; this encodes MSKPSSNEKDSNAEDSNAEDSNAETRIPQYTPSRIITKRHPQNQVIGNMDIGILTRRRAKTTKQAQIAEHCCLMDVKTAFLNGYLGEEVYMEQPEGNDILVIEVYVDDIIFGCNNDSLSKKFSKIMESEFEMSMLDELTFFLGLQVMQLKQGIFLSQTKYAKEMLKKFNMTDCKPVTTPMETGCKLSMSDDSPEGTLEYGVWYPRTNDFTLVGITDSDWVGCIDDHKSTSGAAFFLGDCLVAWHNKKQDCVTLSTVESEYIAATACCT